One Myotis daubentonii chromosome 3, mMyoDau2.1, whole genome shotgun sequence genomic window carries:
- the RLF gene encoding zinc finger protein Rlf isoform X1 — MADGKGDAAAAAAAGAGGEAPAGAGAGDRSETESLARSQRSTSPAPGAPGLRPCLWQLETELREQEVSEVSSLNYCRSFCQTLLQYASNKNASEHMVYLLEVYRLAIQSFASARPYLTTECEDVLLVLGRLVLSCFELLLSVSESELPHEVWVLFLQSLQESHDALLEFGNNNLQILVHVTKEGVWKNPVLLKILSQQPVETEEVNKLIAEEGPFFLQMRIKHLLKSNCIPQATALSKLCVDSKEISNVSSFQQAYITCLCSILPNEDAIKEIAKVDCKEILDIICNLESEGQDNTAFVLCTTYLTQQLQTANVYSSWELTLFWSKLQRRIDPSIDTFLERCRQFGVIAKTQQHLFCLIRVVQTEAQDAGLGVSILLCVRALQLRSAEEEEMKASVCKTIACLLPEDLEVRRACQLTEFLIEPSVDGFNMLEELYMQPDQKFDEENAPVPNSLRCELLLALKAHWPFDPEFWDWKTLKRHCHQLLGQEASDSDDDLSGYEMSINDTDVLESFLSDYEEGKEDKQYRRRDLTDQPKEKRDKKPTGSSERYQRWLQYKFFCLLCKRECIEARILHHSKMHMEDGIYTCPVCIKKFKRKEIFVPHVMEHVKMPPSRRDRSRKKLLLKGSQKGICPKSPSAALEQNQSSNEQAKGESHEYVTFSKLEDCHLQDRDLYPCPGTDCSRVFKQFKYLSVHLKAEHQNNDENAKHYLDMKNRREKCTYCRRHFMSAFHLREHEQVHCGPQPYMCVSIDCYARFGSVNELLNHKQKHDDLRYKCELNGCNIVFSDLGQLYHHEAQHFRDASYTCNFVGCKKFYYSKIEFQNHLLMHNVESSNEDVKKSVKLEEPATGEKPHLPDQTDKSHLPEDLFCTGSASSQIETAENLKENSDSNSSDQLSHSSLASMNEELIDTLDHSETMQDILLSHEKVCGSSNLKEKCPSVRVCFDGTKFTCGFDGCGSTYKNARGMQKHLRKVHPYHFKPKKTKDPFPCLDNEHSQTTVKFDAEPKPSSDTNSDSPDEGLDHNIHAKCKREHQGYSSEASICASKRPCTEDTMLELLLRLKHLSLKNSITHGSFSGSLQGYPSSGAKSLQSVSSIADLNFQNQDENMPSQYLAQLAAKPFFCELQGCKYEFVTREALLMHYLKKHNYSKEKVLQLTMFQHRYSPFQCHICQRSFTRKTHLRIHYKNKHQIGSDRVTHKLLDNEKCDHEGPCSVDRLKDDCSVELGGDPNRNPEKPHCHSKKDECCSETDLESSCEETESKTSDISSPIGCHREEQEGREGRGSRRTVAKGNLCYILNKYHKPFHCIHKTCNSSFTNLKGLIRHYRTVHQYNKEQLCLEKDKARTKRELVKCKKIFACKYKECNKRFLCSKALAKHCTDSHNLNHITEPKVLSVAESAARFSCNQPQCPAVFYTFSKLKHHLMEQHNIEGEIHSDYEIHCDLNGCGQIFTHRSNYSQHVYYRHRDYYDELFRSQKVANERLLKSEKVCQTTLTQGHEHQTTRRSFNAKAKKCSLIKDKKTPITFKTRAEALHMCVEHSEHTQYPCMVQGCFSVVKLESSIVRHYKRTHQMSSAYLEQQMGNLVICVKYGTKIKEEPPSEIEPYIKKEEDGSCESEHIKHSHYPGDYSIPVQSTDALNPGERDEGQKGCTENNQVFEADTLLYRGTLKCSHSSETTSLEQCNIVQPLPCKIENSIPDPDGTENGTYFTSFQLPLPRIKDSESGQQTLGQEDTVKISTQVPKENFRKHPHPRSFDLKTYKPMGFESSFLKFIQESEEKDDDFDDWEPSEHLTLSSSSQSSNDLAGTVTVNNMVNDNNPEADIPHSSSDSAIHENLTAIPPLIVAETTTVPSLENLRVVLDKALTDCGELALKQLHYLRPVVVLERSKFSTPILDLFPTKKTDELCVGSS; from the exons acccTATTGCAATATGCAAGCAACAAGAATGCATCAGAACATATGGTGTATCTTCTGGAGGTATATCGACTTGCTATCCAAAGCTTTGCCAGTGCACGCCCGTATTTAACTACTGAATGTGAAGATGTCCTATTAGTGCTTGGCAGATTAGTACT GAGTTGTTTTGAATTGCTGCTTTCAGTGTCTGAAAGTGAACTGCCTCATGAAGTCTGGGTACTCTTTCTTCAGTCTCTACAG GAGTCACATGATGCATTATTGGAATTTGGGAATAATAACCTACAAATATTGGTTCATGTTACCAAGGAAGGGGTGTGGAAAAATCCGGTTCTTCTTAAAATTCTGTCTCAGCAGCCAGTAGAAACAGAAGAAG tCAATAAGTTGATTGCTGAAGAAGGACCTTTCTTTCTGCAAATGCGAATAAAACATTTGTTGAAATCTAACTGCATCCCTCAGGCTACTGCCTTATCAAAGCTGTGTGTAGACTCTAAAGAAATTTCGAATGTGTCATCTTTTCAGCAAGCCTATATCACATGCTTGTGTTCCATTCTCCCTAATGAAGATGCTATTAAGGAG ATTGCAAAGGTCGACTGCAAGGAAATACTAGACATCATATGTAATCTGGAATCCGAGGGTCAGGATAACACAGCATTTGTTCTTTGTACGACTTACCTTACCCAGCAGCTCCAAACTGCAAATGTATATAGTTCTTG gGAATTGACACTCTTTTGGAGTAAACTGCAAAGAAGAATTGACCCTTCTATAGACACTTTCTTGGAGCGCTGTCGTCAGTTTGGTGTCATAGCTAAAACACAGCAGCATTTATTTTGCCTCATTAGAGTTGTACAGACTGAA GCACAAGACGCTGGTCTTGGAGTATCAATTTTACTATGTGTCAGAGCTCTTCAACTCAGATCAGCTGAGGAGGAAGAAATGAAGGCATCAGTTTGTAAAACAATTGCTTGTCTTTTACCAGAAGATTTAGAAGTTAGACGAGCCTGTCAGCTTACAGAATTCTTAATTGAACCCAGTGTGGATGGGTTTAATATGCTGGAGGAACTGTATATGCAACCAGATCAAAAATTTGATGAAGAAAATGCACCAGTTCCAAATTCTCTCCGATGTGAGCTCTTATTAGCTTTAAAAGCCCACTGGCCTTTTGATCCCGAATTTTGGGACTGGAAAACTTTAAAACGACACTGCCACCAACTTCTAGGACAGGAGGCCTCAGATTCTGATGATGATCTAAGTGGCTATGAAATGTCTATAAATGACACAGATGTTTTAGAGTCATTTCTTAGTGACTATGAGGAAggtaaagaagataaacaatataGAAGAAGAGATTTGACAGATCAGCCCAaggagaaaagagataaaaaaccCACTGGTTCTTCTGAAAGATACCAGAGGTGGCTTCAATATAAATTTTTCTGTTTGTTATGTAAGCGGGAATGTATAGAGGCCAGAATTCTTCATCATTCTAAGATGCACATGGAAGATGGAATTTACACTTGTCCAGTTTGTATTAAAAAgttcaagagaaaagaaatatttgttccACATGTGATGGAACATGTTAAAATGCCACCAAGCAGAAGAGACCGCTCTAGAAAGAAATTACTGCTGAAAGGCTCTCAAAAGGGAATTTGTCCCAAGAGTCCCTCTGCAGCCCTGGAGCAAAATCAATCATCGAATGAACAAGCCAAAGGAGAGTCTCATGAATATGTCACATTCAGCAAATTAGAAGATTGCCACCTGCAAGACAGAGATTTGTATCCATGTCCTGGCACAGACTGTTCCCGTGTGTTTAAGCAATTTAAGTACTTAAGTGTACATCTTAAAGCTGAACAccaaaataatgatgaaaatgcCAAGCACTACTTGGATATGAAAAATAGGAGAGAGAAATGTACTTATTGTCGACGACATTTCATGTCTGCATTTCACCTGCGGGAGCATGAACAAGTGCATTGTGGTCCTCAGCCTTATATGTGTGTATCTATAGATTGCTATGCTCGGTTTGGATCAGTGAATGAACTACTTAACcataaacaaaaacatgatgATCTGCGTTACAAATGTGAATTAAACGGCTGTAATATTGTTTTCAGTGACTTGGGACAGCTTTACCACCATGAAGCACAACACTTTAGGGATGCATCCTACACGTGCAACTTCGTTGGCTGTAAAAAGTTCTATTATTCCAAAATTGAATTTCAGAATCACCTCTTAATGCATAATGTTGAAAGTTCAAATGAAGATGTGAAGAAATCAGTGAAActtgaggagcctgcaacaggtGAAAAACCCCATCTACCTGACCAGACTGATAAATCACATTTACCTGAGGATCTTTTCTGTACAGGATCAGCTAGTTCCCAAATAGAAACTGcagaaaatctgaaagaaaacAGTGACAGTAATTCTAGTGATCAGTTAAGTCATAGCTCTTTAGCTTCTATGAATGAAGAGTTAATTGACACATTGGATCACTCTGAAACCATGCAGGATATATTATTATCTCATGAGAAAGTCTGTGGGTCCtccaatttaaaagaaaaatgtcccAGTGTAAGAGTTTGTTTTGATGGGACTAAGTTTACCTGCGGTTTTGATGGCTGTGGTTCCACTTACAAAAATGCAAGAGGGATGCAGAAGCATCTACGAAAGGTACATCCATATCATTTTAAACCCAAAAAGACGAAAGATCCCTTTCCCTGTTTGGATAATGAACACAGTCAAACAACTGTAAAGTTTGATGCAGAGCCTAAACCCAGCTCAGATACAAACAGTGACTCCCCAGATGAAGGTCTAGATCACAATATTCATGCTAAATGTAAACGAGAACATCAAGGTTACTCTTCGGAAGCCTCCATTTGTGCTTCCAAAAGGCCATGTACAGAGGATACCATGTTGGAACTTCTGTTGCGCTTGAAACATTTAAGCTTGAAAAACTCAATAACACATGGATCCTTCTCAGGGTCATTGCAGGGGTACCCATCCAGTGGTGCTAAGTCTCTTCAATCGGTTTCATCTATCGCAGACCTTAATTTTCAGAATCAAGATGAAAATATGCCAAGTCAATACCTTGCACAGTTGGCAGCTAAGCCTTTTTTCTGTGAGCTTCAAGGATGCAAATATGAATTTGTGACCAGAGAGGCTTTGTTGATGCATTATCTTAAAAAGCACaattattcaaaagaaaaagtcCTCCAGCTAACCATGTTTCAACATCGATATTCTCCATTCCAGTGTCATATTTGCCAGAGGTCATTTACAAGAAAAACACACCTTAggattcattataaaaataaacatcaaattgGCAGTGACAGAGTAACTCACAAACTATTAGATAATGAAAAATGTGATCATGAAGGCCCATGTTCAGTTGACAGGTTGAAAGATGATTGTTCTGTCGAACTTGGAGGTGATCCCAACAGAAACCCTGAGAAGCCACACTGTCATTCCAAAAAGGATGAATGCTGTTCAGAAACAGATTTGGAGTCGTCTTGtgaagaaacagaaagcaaaacatCTGATATTTCATCACCAATAGGTTGCCATAGAGAAGaacaagaaggaagagaggggagaggtaGCAGGAGAACTGTTGCTAAAGGAAATCTCTgctatattttgaataaataccACAAACCATTCCATTGTATTCATAAAACTTGTAATTCCTCATTCACCAATCTAAAAGGCTTGATTCGCCATTACAGAACTGTACATCAGTACAACAAAGAACAGTTATGTTTAGAGAAAGATAAAGCAAGAACCAAAAGGGAACTTGTCAAATGTAAAAAGATATTTGCTTGCAAATATAAAGAATGTAACAAACGCTTCCTGTGTTCCAAAGCTCTTGCTAAGCACTGTACTGACTCTCATAATCTAAACCATATTACAGAGCCTAAAGTGCTTTCTGTTGCTGAATCTGCAGCAAGGTTTTCCTGTAACCAGCCTCAGTGCCCTGCTGTTTTTTATACATTCAGCAAGTTGAAGCACCACTTGATGGAACAGCATAATATTGAAGGAGAAATACATTCAGATTATGAAATTCATTGTGATCTTAATGGCTGTGGCCAGATTTTCACCCATCGCAGTAATTATTCTCAACATGTCTATTACCGACATAGGGACTATTATGACGAGCTGTTTAGAAGTCAGAAAGTGGCAAATGAAAGGCTACTAAAGAGTGAAAAGGTATGTCAAACAACTCTCACTCAGGGGCATGAACATCAGACTACCAGGAGGTCATTTAATGCTAAGGCTAAAAAATGTAGCTTAATCAAAGATAAGAAAACTCCAATTACTTTCAAAACAAGAGCTGAAGCCCTCCATATGTGTGTGGAGCATTCTGAGCACACACAGTACCCCTGCATGGTTCAAGGATGCTTCTCTGTGGTGAAGTTGGAGAGTAGCATAGTGAGGCATTACAAACGTACCCATCAGATGAGTAGTGCCTATTTAGAGCAACAGATgggaaatcttgtcatttgtgtTAAGTACGGTACCAAAATTAAAGAGGAACCCCCTTCTGAAATAGAGccctatattaaaaaagaagaagatgggAGCTGTGAATCAGAGCACATAAAGCACAGCCACTACCCAGGTGACTATAGCATACCTGTCCAGAGCACTGATGCCCTTAATCCAGGTGAAAGGGATGAAGGTCAGAAAGGATGTACAGAAAACAACCAAGTATTTGAGGCAGATACCCTGCTTTACAGAGGAACTTTGAAATGCAGCCATAGTTCAGAAACCACTTCTTTGGAACAATGTAATATAGTTCAGCCTCTCCCAtgtaaaatagaaaattccaTACCTGATCCTGATGGAACTGAAAATGGGACTTACTTCACGAGTTTCCAGCTGCCTTTACCAAGGATCAAAGACTCAGAAAGTGGGCAGCAAACTTTAGGGCAAGAAGACACTGTAAAAATTTCAACCCAGGTCCCAAAAGAGAATTTTAGGAAGCACCCACATCCCAGATCATTTGATTTGAAGACTTATAAACCTATGGGATTTGAATCTTCATTTCTGAAGTTTATTCAGGAAAGTGAAGAGAAAGATGATGATTTTGATGATTGGGAGCCTTCAGAGCACTTAACATTAAGTAGTTCTTCACAATCCAGTAATGACTTAGCAGGGACTGTTACAGTAAATAATATGGTGAATGACAACAACCCTGAAGCTGACATACCTCATTCTTCCAGTGACTCTGCAATTCATGAGAACCTGACTGCAATCCCACCTTTAATAGTAGCTGAGACAACAACAGTTCCTTCCTTGGAAAACCTGAGGGTTGTATTGGACAAAGCATTAACAGACTGTGGAGAGCTTGCCTTAAAACAGCTTCATTATCTTCGGCCAGTGGTTGTCCTTGAAAGATCTAAGTTTTCCACACCAATTTTAGACTTGTTTCCAACAAAAAAGACAGATGAGCTTTGTGTAGGAAGTTCCTAA
- the RLF gene encoding zinc finger protein Rlf isoform X3 yields the protein MLSLPLTLLQYASNKNASEHMVYLLEVYRLAIQSFASARPYLTTECEDVLLVLGRLVLSCFELLLSVSESELPHEVWVLFLQSLQESHDALLEFGNNNLQILVHVTKEGVWKNPVLLKILSQQPVETEEVNKLIAEEGPFFLQMRIKHLLKSNCIPQATALSKLCVDSKEISNVSSFQQAYITCLCSILPNEDAIKEIAKVDCKEILDIICNLESEGQDNTAFVLCTTYLTQQLQTANVYSSWELTLFWSKLQRRIDPSIDTFLERCRQFGVIAKTQQHLFCLIRVVQTEAQDAGLGVSILLCVRALQLRSAEEEEMKASVCKTIACLLPEDLEVRRACQLTEFLIEPSVDGFNMLEELYMQPDQKFDEENAPVPNSLRCELLLALKAHWPFDPEFWDWKTLKRHCHQLLGQEASDSDDDLSGYEMSINDTDVLESFLSDYEEGKEDKQYRRRDLTDQPKEKRDKKPTGSSERYQRWLQYKFFCLLCKRECIEARILHHSKMHMEDGIYTCPVCIKKFKRKEIFVPHVMEHVKMPPSRRDRSRKKLLLKGSQKGICPKSPSAALEQNQSSNEQAKGESHEYVTFSKLEDCHLQDRDLYPCPGTDCSRVFKQFKYLSVHLKAEHQNNDENAKHYLDMKNRREKCTYCRRHFMSAFHLREHEQVHCGPQPYMCVSIDCYARFGSVNELLNHKQKHDDLRYKCELNGCNIVFSDLGQLYHHEAQHFRDASYTCNFVGCKKFYYSKIEFQNHLLMHNVESSNEDVKKSVKLEEPATGEKPHLPDQTDKSHLPEDLFCTGSASSQIETAENLKENSDSNSSDQLSHSSLASMNEELIDTLDHSETMQDILLSHEKVCGSSNLKEKCPSVRVCFDGTKFTCGFDGCGSTYKNARGMQKHLRKVHPYHFKPKKTKDPFPCLDNEHSQTTVKFDAEPKPSSDTNSDSPDEGLDHNIHAKCKREHQGYSSEASICASKRPCTEDTMLELLLRLKHLSLKNSITHGSFSGSLQGYPSSGAKSLQSVSSIADLNFQNQDENMPSQYLAQLAAKPFFCELQGCKYEFVTREALLMHYLKKHNYSKEKVLQLTMFQHRYSPFQCHICQRSFTRKTHLRIHYKNKHQIGSDRVTHKLLDNEKCDHEGPCSVDRLKDDCSVELGGDPNRNPEKPHCHSKKDECCSETDLESSCEETESKTSDISSPIGCHREEQEGREGRGSRRTVAKGNLCYILNKYHKPFHCIHKTCNSSFTNLKGLIRHYRTVHQYNKEQLCLEKDKARTKRELVKCKKIFACKYKECNKRFLCSKALAKHCTDSHNLNHITEPKVLSVAESAARFSCNQPQCPAVFYTFSKLKHHLMEQHNIEGEIHSDYEIHCDLNGCGQIFTHRSNYSQHVYYRHRDYYDELFRSQKVANERLLKSEKVCQTTLTQGHEHQTTRRSFNAKAKKCSLIKDKKTPITFKTRAEALHMCVEHSEHTQYPCMVQGCFSVVKLESSIVRHYKRTHQMSSAYLEQQMGNLVICVKYGTKIKEEPPSEIEPYIKKEEDGSCESEHIKHSHYPGDYSIPVQSTDALNPGERDEGQKGCTENNQVFEADTLLYRGTLKCSHSSETTSLEQCNIVQPLPCKIENSIPDPDGTENGTYFTSFQLPLPRIKDSESGQQTLGQEDTVKISTQVPKENFRKHPHPRSFDLKTYKPMGFESSFLKFIQESEEKDDDFDDWEPSEHLTLSSSSQSSNDLAGTVTVNNMVNDNNPEADIPHSSSDSAIHENLTAIPPLIVAETTTVPSLENLRVVLDKALTDCGELALKQLHYLRPVVVLERSKFSTPILDLFPTKKTDELCVGSS from the exons acccTATTGCAATATGCAAGCAACAAGAATGCATCAGAACATATGGTGTATCTTCTGGAGGTATATCGACTTGCTATCCAAAGCTTTGCCAGTGCACGCCCGTATTTAACTACTGAATGTGAAGATGTCCTATTAGTGCTTGGCAGATTAGTACT GAGTTGTTTTGAATTGCTGCTTTCAGTGTCTGAAAGTGAACTGCCTCATGAAGTCTGGGTACTCTTTCTTCAGTCTCTACAG GAGTCACATGATGCATTATTGGAATTTGGGAATAATAACCTACAAATATTGGTTCATGTTACCAAGGAAGGGGTGTGGAAAAATCCGGTTCTTCTTAAAATTCTGTCTCAGCAGCCAGTAGAAACAGAAGAAG tCAATAAGTTGATTGCTGAAGAAGGACCTTTCTTTCTGCAAATGCGAATAAAACATTTGTTGAAATCTAACTGCATCCCTCAGGCTACTGCCTTATCAAAGCTGTGTGTAGACTCTAAAGAAATTTCGAATGTGTCATCTTTTCAGCAAGCCTATATCACATGCTTGTGTTCCATTCTCCCTAATGAAGATGCTATTAAGGAG ATTGCAAAGGTCGACTGCAAGGAAATACTAGACATCATATGTAATCTGGAATCCGAGGGTCAGGATAACACAGCATTTGTTCTTTGTACGACTTACCTTACCCAGCAGCTCCAAACTGCAAATGTATATAGTTCTTG gGAATTGACACTCTTTTGGAGTAAACTGCAAAGAAGAATTGACCCTTCTATAGACACTTTCTTGGAGCGCTGTCGTCAGTTTGGTGTCATAGCTAAAACACAGCAGCATTTATTTTGCCTCATTAGAGTTGTACAGACTGAA GCACAAGACGCTGGTCTTGGAGTATCAATTTTACTATGTGTCAGAGCTCTTCAACTCAGATCAGCTGAGGAGGAAGAAATGAAGGCATCAGTTTGTAAAACAATTGCTTGTCTTTTACCAGAAGATTTAGAAGTTAGACGAGCCTGTCAGCTTACAGAATTCTTAATTGAACCCAGTGTGGATGGGTTTAATATGCTGGAGGAACTGTATATGCAACCAGATCAAAAATTTGATGAAGAAAATGCACCAGTTCCAAATTCTCTCCGATGTGAGCTCTTATTAGCTTTAAAAGCCCACTGGCCTTTTGATCCCGAATTTTGGGACTGGAAAACTTTAAAACGACACTGCCACCAACTTCTAGGACAGGAGGCCTCAGATTCTGATGATGATCTAAGTGGCTATGAAATGTCTATAAATGACACAGATGTTTTAGAGTCATTTCTTAGTGACTATGAGGAAggtaaagaagataaacaatataGAAGAAGAGATTTGACAGATCAGCCCAaggagaaaagagataaaaaaccCACTGGTTCTTCTGAAAGATACCAGAGGTGGCTTCAATATAAATTTTTCTGTTTGTTATGTAAGCGGGAATGTATAGAGGCCAGAATTCTTCATCATTCTAAGATGCACATGGAAGATGGAATTTACACTTGTCCAGTTTGTATTAAAAAgttcaagagaaaagaaatatttgttccACATGTGATGGAACATGTTAAAATGCCACCAAGCAGAAGAGACCGCTCTAGAAAGAAATTACTGCTGAAAGGCTCTCAAAAGGGAATTTGTCCCAAGAGTCCCTCTGCAGCCCTGGAGCAAAATCAATCATCGAATGAACAAGCCAAAGGAGAGTCTCATGAATATGTCACATTCAGCAAATTAGAAGATTGCCACCTGCAAGACAGAGATTTGTATCCATGTCCTGGCACAGACTGTTCCCGTGTGTTTAAGCAATTTAAGTACTTAAGTGTACATCTTAAAGCTGAACAccaaaataatgatgaaaatgcCAAGCACTACTTGGATATGAAAAATAGGAGAGAGAAATGTACTTATTGTCGACGACATTTCATGTCTGCATTTCACCTGCGGGAGCATGAACAAGTGCATTGTGGTCCTCAGCCTTATATGTGTGTATCTATAGATTGCTATGCTCGGTTTGGATCAGTGAATGAACTACTTAACcataaacaaaaacatgatgATCTGCGTTACAAATGTGAATTAAACGGCTGTAATATTGTTTTCAGTGACTTGGGACAGCTTTACCACCATGAAGCACAACACTTTAGGGATGCATCCTACACGTGCAACTTCGTTGGCTGTAAAAAGTTCTATTATTCCAAAATTGAATTTCAGAATCACCTCTTAATGCATAATGTTGAAAGTTCAAATGAAGATGTGAAGAAATCAGTGAAActtgaggagcctgcaacaggtGAAAAACCCCATCTACCTGACCAGACTGATAAATCACATTTACCTGAGGATCTTTTCTGTACAGGATCAGCTAGTTCCCAAATAGAAACTGcagaaaatctgaaagaaaacAGTGACAGTAATTCTAGTGATCAGTTAAGTCATAGCTCTTTAGCTTCTATGAATGAAGAGTTAATTGACACATTGGATCACTCTGAAACCATGCAGGATATATTATTATCTCATGAGAAAGTCTGTGGGTCCtccaatttaaaagaaaaatgtcccAGTGTAAGAGTTTGTTTTGATGGGACTAAGTTTACCTGCGGTTTTGATGGCTGTGGTTCCACTTACAAAAATGCAAGAGGGATGCAGAAGCATCTACGAAAGGTACATCCATATCATTTTAAACCCAAAAAGACGAAAGATCCCTTTCCCTGTTTGGATAATGAACACAGTCAAACAACTGTAAAGTTTGATGCAGAGCCTAAACCCAGCTCAGATACAAACAGTGACTCCCCAGATGAAGGTCTAGATCACAATATTCATGCTAAATGTAAACGAGAACATCAAGGTTACTCTTCGGAAGCCTCCATTTGTGCTTCCAAAAGGCCATGTACAGAGGATACCATGTTGGAACTTCTGTTGCGCTTGAAACATTTAAGCTTGAAAAACTCAATAACACATGGATCCTTCTCAGGGTCATTGCAGGGGTACCCATCCAGTGGTGCTAAGTCTCTTCAATCGGTTTCATCTATCGCAGACCTTAATTTTCAGAATCAAGATGAAAATATGCCAAGTCAATACCTTGCACAGTTGGCAGCTAAGCCTTTTTTCTGTGAGCTTCAAGGATGCAAATATGAATTTGTGACCAGAGAGGCTTTGTTGATGCATTATCTTAAAAAGCACaattattcaaaagaaaaagtcCTCCAGCTAACCATGTTTCAACATCGATATTCTCCATTCCAGTGTCATATTTGCCAGAGGTCATTTACAAGAAAAACACACCTTAggattcattataaaaataaacatcaaattgGCAGTGACAGAGTAACTCACAAACTATTAGATAATGAAAAATGTGATCATGAAGGCCCATGTTCAGTTGACAGGTTGAAAGATGATTGTTCTGTCGAACTTGGAGGTGATCCCAACAGAAACCCTGAGAAGCCACACTGTCATTCCAAAAAGGATGAATGCTGTTCAGAAACAGATTTGGAGTCGTCTTGtgaagaaacagaaagcaaaacatCTGATATTTCATCACCAATAGGTTGCCATAGAGAAGaacaagaaggaagagaggggagaggtaGCAGGAGAACTGTTGCTAAAGGAAATCTCTgctatattttgaataaataccACAAACCATTCCATTGTATTCATAAAACTTGTAATTCCTCATTCACCAATCTAAAAGGCTTGATTCGCCATTACAGAACTGTACATCAGTACAACAAAGAACAGTTATGTTTAGAGAAAGATAAAGCAAGAACCAAAAGGGAACTTGTCAAATGTAAAAAGATATTTGCTTGCAAATATAAAGAATGTAACAAACGCTTCCTGTGTTCCAAAGCTCTTGCTAAGCACTGTACTGACTCTCATAATCTAAACCATATTACAGAGCCTAAAGTGCTTTCTGTTGCTGAATCTGCAGCAAGGTTTTCCTGTAACCAGCCTCAGTGCCCTGCTGTTTTTTATACATTCAGCAAGTTGAAGCACCACTTGATGGAACAGCATAATATTGAAGGAGAAATACATTCAGATTATGAAATTCATTGTGATCTTAATGGCTGTGGCCAGATTTTCACCCATCGCAGTAATTATTCTCAACATGTCTATTACCGACATAGGGACTATTATGACGAGCTGTTTAGAAGTCAGAAAGTGGCAAATGAAAGGCTACTAAAGAGTGAAAAGGTATGTCAAACAACTCTCACTCAGGGGCATGAACATCAGACTACCAGGAGGTCATTTAATGCTAAGGCTAAAAAATGTAGCTTAATCAAAGATAAGAAAACTCCAATTACTTTCAAAACAAGAGCTGAAGCCCTCCATATGTGTGTGGAGCATTCTGAGCACACACAGTACCCCTGCATGGTTCAAGGATGCTTCTCTGTGGTGAAGTTGGAGAGTAGCATAGTGAGGCATTACAAACGTACCCATCAGATGAGTAGTGCCTATTTAGAGCAACAGATgggaaatcttgtcatttgtgtTAAGTACGGTACCAAAATTAAAGAGGAACCCCCTTCTGAAATAGAGccctatattaaaaaagaagaagatgggAGCTGTGAATCAGAGCACATAAAGCACAGCCACTACCCAGGTGACTATAGCATACCTGTCCAGAGCACTGATGCCCTTAATCCAGGTGAAAGGGATGAAGGTCAGAAAGGATGTACAGAAAACAACCAAGTATTTGAGGCAGATACCCTGCTTTACAGAGGAACTTTGAAATGCAGCCATAGTTCAGAAACCACTTCTTTGGAACAATGTAATATAGTTCAGCCTCTCCCAtgtaaaatagaaaattccaTACCTGATCCTGATGGAACTGAAAATGGGACTTACTTCACGAGTTTCCAGCTGCCTTTACCAAGGATCAAAGACTCAGAAAGTGGGCAGCAAACTTTAGGGCAAGAAGACACTGTAAAAATTTCAACCCAGGTCCCAAAAGAGAATTTTAGGAAGCACCCACATCCCAGATCATTTGATTTGAAGACTTATAAACCTATGGGATTTGAATCTTCATTTCTGAAGTTTATTCAGGAAAGTGAAGAGAAAGATGATGATTTTGATGATTGGGAGCCTTCAGAGCACTTAACATTAAGTAGTTCTTCACAATCCAGTAATGACTTAGCAGGGACTGTTACAGTAAATAATATGGTGAATGACAACAACCCTGAAGCTGACATACCTCATTCTTCCAGTGACTCTGCAATTCATGAGAACCTGACTGCAATCCCACCTTTAATAGTAGCTGAGACAACAACAGTTCCTTCCTTGGAAAACCTGAGGGTTGTATTGGACAAAGCATTAACAGACTGTGGAGAGCTTGCCTTAAAACAGCTTCATTATCTTCGGCCAGTGGTTGTCCTTGAAAGATCTAAGTTTTCCACACCAATTTTAGACTTGTTTCCAACAAAAAAGACAGATGAGCTTTGTGTAGGAAGTTCCTAA